A single genomic interval of Gammaproteobacteria bacterium harbors:
- a CDS encoding protein-disulfide reductase DsbD — protein MTLIRSLFVTLLLLLSVAPSAQASLGDTFRDLGTTLGLNSSQPEFLDPEDAFFYSAEVIDSHTIRANFDIVDEYYLYKDKFEFTIESNEEITITSAVGSKGKEKDDEFFGLMEVYYGKASFTIKLAHTLEKETPITLIARYQGCADAGLCYPPTTSHIDIRLPASSGSPADTTASPTDAAPMLSEQDQLADDLTHKSAWLIIATFFGLGLLLAFTPCVFPMIPILSSIIVGQGEQITTRRAFTLSLVYVLAMALTYTIAGVFAGMFGENLQIMLQNVWVLGTFSIVFVLLSLSMFGFYELQLPSAVQSKLSQMSNSQQGGTLAGTAIMGFLSALIVGPCVAPPLAGALIYIGQSGDAVLGGMALFALSMGMGLPLLAIGASAGKLLPHAGNWMNSIKAVFGVMLLAVAIWMLERIIPASITLALWSVLLIGSSIYMGALEPVGIDGTGWKKLWKGVGLTLLIYGSLLLIGAASGAKDPLQPLQGISFAATSSTQQSNKLEFKIIKSVDELQRETALAKENGQPVMLDFYADWCVSCKEMERYTFSDPQVIAALSGFRLLKADVTANNANDKALLKQFDLIGPPSIIFYDQSGQELRHLRLVGFMDASSFRQHAERIR, from the coding sequence ATGACCCTAATCAGATCACTCTTCGTCACCTTACTTTTACTCCTCAGTGTCGCCCCCTCAGCACAAGCAAGCCTGGGTGACACCTTTCGCGACCTGGGAACCACGCTGGGGCTCAACAGCAGTCAGCCCGAATTTCTCGACCCGGAAGATGCTTTTTTCTACAGCGCTGAGGTAATCGACAGTCATACCATCCGTGCCAACTTTGATATTGTTGATGAGTACTACCTCTACAAAGACAAGTTTGAGTTCACCATTGAAAGCAACGAAGAGATCACCATTACCAGCGCAGTGGGCAGTAAAGGCAAAGAGAAGGATGATGAGTTTTTTGGCCTGATGGAGGTCTACTACGGTAAGGCGAGCTTTACCATCAAGCTGGCGCACACACTCGAAAAAGAGACCCCTATTACCCTGATAGCCCGCTATCAGGGGTGTGCGGATGCGGGGCTCTGCTACCCACCCACCACCAGCCACATCGACATACGGCTACCCGCCAGCAGCGGCAGCCCTGCCGACACAACAGCCTCACCAACAGATGCCGCCCCCATGCTTTCAGAGCAGGATCAGCTTGCCGATGACTTGACCCATAAATCAGCCTGGCTCATCATCGCAACCTTCTTCGGCCTTGGCCTGTTATTGGCGTTTACGCCTTGTGTCTTCCCGATGATACCCATCCTCTCCAGCATCATTGTTGGGCAAGGGGAGCAGATCACTACGCGCCGCGCTTTTACCCTGTCACTGGTCTATGTGCTGGCCATGGCGTTAACCTACACAATTGCCGGCGTTTTCGCCGGAATGTTTGGTGAAAACCTGCAAATAATGCTGCAAAATGTCTGGGTACTCGGCACCTTCAGTATCGTCTTTGTGCTGCTCTCCCTGTCGATGTTTGGCTTCTACGAACTACAACTTCCCAGTGCCGTACAAAGCAAACTCTCCCAAATGAGCAACAGCCAACAAGGTGGCACCCTTGCAGGCACTGCCATCATGGGTTTTCTCTCGGCACTGATTGTTGGCCCCTGTGTCGCCCCCCCCTTGGCGGGCGCGTTAATTTATATCGGCCAATCAGGTGATGCCGTACTGGGTGGCATGGCGCTCTTTGCTCTGAGCATGGGCATGGGTTTGCCACTGCTGGCCATCGGCGCCTCAGCAGGCAAGTTACTCCCTCACGCGGGCAACTGGATGAATAGCATTAAAGCGGTGTTTGGCGTGATGCTGCTTGCGGTCGCCATCTGGATGCTGGAGCGCATCATTCCTGCTTCCATTACACTGGCGTTATGGTCAGTACTACTGATTGGCTCTTCCATCTATATGGGGGCGCTTGAACCGGTCGGCATTGATGGCACCGGCTGGAAAAAACTCTGGAAGGGTGTCGGACTCACCCTGCTGATCTACGGCTCGCTACTCTTGATCGGCGCTGCCAGTGGCGCAAAAGACCCGTTACAGCCGCTGCAGGGCATCAGTTTTGCAGCCACCTCATCCACACAACAGTCCAATAAACTGGAATTTAAAATCATCAAATCCGTAGATGAACTGCAACGAGAGACCGCCTTGGCCAAGGAAAATGGCCAACCCGTTATGCTCGATTTTTATGCCGACTGGTGTGTCTCCTGCAAAGAGATGGAGCGCTATACCTTTAGTGATCCACAGGTCATCGCCGCACTGAGCGGCTTTCGCCTGTTAAAAGCCGATGTCACCGCCAACAACGCTAATGACAAAGCGCTGCTGAAGCAGTTTGACCTCATCGGACCTCCCTCGATTATTTTTTATGATCAGAGCGGCCAAGAGCTGCGCCACCTGCGACTGGTAGGATTTATGGATGCCAGCTCATTTCGCCAACATGCCGAGCGGATCCGCTAA
- a CDS encoding FxsA family protein — protein MEIYLLITVGGLIGVMPTILLVILTAILGALLLRYQGFMTFQRVQSELAQGQIPAMAMMEGVLLLLAGALLLTPGFFTDAIGFFCLVPPLRRWLIRLLMQRVIVRSFGASNVDDSPRSDGGRTIEGDFRRRDDD, from the coding sequence GTGGAGATTTACCTGCTGATTACAGTGGGTGGCTTGATCGGTGTGATGCCGACAATATTGTTGGTGATTTTGACCGCCATATTAGGTGCTTTGCTATTGCGCTATCAAGGGTTTATGACCTTTCAGCGGGTGCAGAGTGAGTTGGCCCAGGGGCAGATACCGGCGATGGCGATGATGGAAGGGGTGTTACTACTTCTTGCGGGCGCACTGCTCTTGACCCCGGGGTTTTTTACCGATGCCATCGGTTTTTTCTGCCTGGTGCCACCACTGCGCCGTTGGCTGATTCGCCTGCTGATGCAGCGTGTTATTGTTCGGAGCTTTGGTGCGAGTAATGTTGACGATTCACCCCGCTCTGATGGGGGAAGAACCATTGAAGGGGACTTTCGTCGCCGCGACGACGATTGA
- the groL gene encoding chaperonin GroEL (60 kDa chaperone family; promotes refolding of misfolded polypeptides especially under stressful conditions; forms two stacked rings of heptamers to form a barrel-shaped 14mer; ends can be capped by GroES; misfolded proteins enter the barrel where they are refolded when GroES binds) — MAKDVRFGSDARSRMVDGVNILADAVKVTLGPKGRNVVLERGFGAPTITKDGVSVAKEIELEDKFENMGAQMVKEVASQTNDVAGDGTTTATVLAQSILAEGMKAVAAGMNPMDLKRGVDKAVIAAVAELKSISKPCEDSKAIAQVGTISANSDSSIGEIIAQAMDKVGNEGVITVEEGSGLDNELDVVEGMQFDRGYLSPYFINNQDSMSVEMDNPLILIHDKKVSNIRDLLSVLEGVAKAGRPLLIIAEDVEGEALATLVVNNMRGIVKVAAVKAPGFGDRRKAMLEDIATLTGATVIAEEVGLTLEKATIEDLGTAKKVQITKDATIVIDGAGETATIEARVTQIRTQLADTTSDYDKEKLQERIAKLAGGVAVIKVGATTEMEMKEKKDRVDDALHATRAAVQEGVVAGGGVALVRVVDGLKKLKGDNHDQDVGIAIVRRALEEPLRQIASNAGEESSVIINKVAEGEGNFGFNAATGEYGDMIEMGILDPTKVTRTALQNAASVAGLMITTEAMIADKPAEAGAGAPDMGGMGGMGGMGGMGGMM, encoded by the coding sequence ATGGCTAAAGACGTACGTTTTGGTTCTGATGCCCGCAGCCGCATGGTTGACGGTGTAAATATTTTAGCGGATGCCGTAAAGGTAACGCTGGGTCCTAAAGGTCGTAACGTAGTACTGGAGCGTGGCTTCGGTGCACCGACTATCACTAAGGATGGTGTTTCTGTTGCCAAAGAGATCGAGCTGGAAGATAAGTTCGAAAATATGGGCGCACAGATGGTAAAAGAGGTTGCATCACAAACAAATGATGTAGCCGGTGACGGTACCACTACTGCGACAGTTCTGGCGCAGAGCATTTTGGCCGAAGGGATGAAAGCGGTTGCAGCCGGTATGAATCCAATGGATCTTAAGCGCGGTGTCGATAAGGCGGTTATCGCAGCGGTTGCTGAGCTGAAGAGCATTTCCAAACCATGCGAAGATAGCAAGGCGATTGCCCAGGTAGGTACTATCTCTGCAAACTCTGATAGCTCAATCGGTGAGATCATTGCACAAGCGATGGATAAGGTCGGTAATGAAGGTGTTATCACCGTAGAAGAGGGCTCAGGTCTGGATAATGAGCTGGACGTTGTTGAAGGTATGCAGTTTGACCGTGGTTATCTGTCACCTTACTTCATCAATAACCAGGACAGCATGAGCGTTGAGATGGATAATCCATTGATCCTGATTCACGACAAGAAAGTCTCTAATATTCGTGACTTGTTGTCAGTGCTGGAAGGTGTTGCCAAAGCGGGTCGTCCACTGCTGATTATTGCCGAAGATGTTGAAGGCGAAGCACTGGCGACACTGGTGGTTAATAATATGCGCGGTATTGTTAAGGTTGCAGCCGTTAAGGCACCTGGTTTTGGTGATCGTCGTAAGGCGATGCTGGAAGATATCGCGACCCTGACAGGCGCTACTGTGATAGCAGAAGAGGTTGGCTTGACTCTGGAGAAAGCGACCATCGAAGATCTGGGTACCGCGAAAAAAGTACAAATCACCAAAGATGCCACGATTGTGATTGATGGTGCCGGTGAGACCGCAACCATTGAGGCGCGGGTTACCCAAATTCGTACTCAGCTGGCAGATACCACCTCTGACTACGATAAAGAGAAGCTACAAGAGCGTATTGCCAAGTTGGCAGGCGGTGTGGCTGTTATCAAAGTGGGTGCTACCACCGAGATGGAAATGAAAGAGAAGAAAGATCGTGTCGACGATGCACTACACGCCACACGTGCTGCGGTACAGGAAGGTGTTGTTGCCGGTGGTGGTGTTGCACTGGTTCGTGTTGTTGATGGGCTGAAAAAGCTGAAAGGTGATAACCACGATCAGGATGTTGGTATCGCTATCGTACGCCGTGCGTTGGAAGAGCCACTGCGTCAAATCGCCAGTAATGCAGGTGAAGAGTCCTCAGTTATTATTAACAAGGTAGCTGAAGGTGAAGGCAACTTTGGCTTCAATGCGGCGACTGGTGAATATGGTGACATGATCGAGATGGGTATTCTGGATCCAACCAAGGTAACGCGTACTGCATTGCAAAATGCGGCATCAGTTGCCGGTCTGATGATTACCACGGAGGCGATGATCGCTGACAAACCTGCTGAAGCGGGTGCCGGTGCTCCTGATATGGGTGGCATGGGTGGTATGGGCGGCATGGGTGGTATGGGCGGCATGATGTAA
- a CDS encoding S8 family serine peptidase — protein sequence MLLYKIVDSGLKGCLVIVMSSLLLSACMDEDESDERYSISGVITAADSSMVDSDVNNPQAFYLENNHFSTAQRVGNPLNLAGYVNVPNRGVDGRSFLSGDRDDVFRVDLIAGQRVMLTTSDWSSDNDLDLIVYDLQGEMVGESLGVTATEQVVVADTGHYYIHVYAYAGASNYTLNLGVNVPASTSSFSTSSEFVEGEAVIVLKEASVDARRVMNKYGLEKQQAAGSGMQLWRLPKEPGARISSLKRLGVQSTGIGALTPVQQRKRETLYMIKALAKDPQLAFVEPNYIYQPTAAVDDEYYNRQWHYPLISLDRAWDLLPGVHSAIVAVIDSGTLPGHPDLVGQQLASGYDFVSDVQNSGDGDGLDLDPTDEHGGDPYYVFHGAHVAGTVAAKSNNGQGVAGVAGTWPVKLMALRVLGSLGGTSYDISQAIYYAAGLPNDSGVQLTGGDVASVINMSLGGPSRSEAVATAVAAAIDQGIVVIAAAGNDGSSMPMYPASLAGVISVSAVGADKQLASYSNYGAYIDIAAPGGDIDADFNRDGVPDGILSVAGDVVAGSVAHNYAYLQGTSMASPHVAGVAALMKTLYPAMTSSIFEAWLRAGRLTTDLGSAGRDDTFGYGLVDAYKAVLEAKEAVDGSQQPLLYSNPSSIDFGLVDGWRLFDVSNLGGGSPTISSPASSEHWLTVDCERDSAQRCTTDTQGLGRYVATIDRSLLAEDANYSATITFTSNIEGGLYTLPVTVQRLTSTMVADAGYLYVALFEQDSRLSRYSVAVTAVDGQYHYQFEGVKPGSYEILAGSDADNDDSICDRGESCGGYPFYGDIEFVKVDRSRANVNFSVGIGLRLSATNKGLLGESMEQREVLKRWRVE from the coding sequence ATGTTGCTTTATAAAATAGTAGATTCTGGTTTGAAGGGCTGTCTGGTCATTGTTATGAGCAGCTTGCTGCTGAGTGCCTGTATGGATGAGGATGAAAGTGATGAACGCTATAGCATCAGTGGTGTGATTACCGCTGCAGATAGCTCCATGGTTGATAGCGATGTTAATAATCCACAGGCTTTTTATTTGGAAAATAATCATTTTTCAACTGCCCAGCGGGTGGGCAATCCACTGAATCTGGCGGGGTATGTGAATGTTCCGAATAGGGGTGTAGATGGCCGTTCATTTTTGAGTGGTGATCGGGATGATGTTTTTCGGGTCGATTTAATTGCGGGTCAGCGGGTCATGCTGACGACCTCTGATTGGTCTTCTGATAATGACTTGGATCTGATTGTCTACGACCTCCAAGGAGAGATGGTTGGAGAGTCACTAGGCGTTACGGCAACCGAGCAAGTGGTGGTTGCTGATACTGGTCATTACTACATTCATGTGTATGCATATGCCGGTGCTTCTAACTATACGTTGAATCTGGGTGTTAACGTGCCTGCCAGCACGAGCAGCTTCTCCACAAGCAGTGAATTTGTTGAGGGTGAGGCAGTTATTGTCTTGAAAGAGGCGAGTGTTGATGCTCGTAGGGTGATGAATAAATATGGTTTAGAGAAGCAACAAGCAGCTGGAAGTGGCATGCAGTTGTGGCGACTGCCCAAAGAGCCGGGTGCGCGGATCTCTTCGTTAAAGCGTTTAGGTGTCCAGTCAACCGGTATTGGGGCTCTGACGCCTGTGCAGCAGCGCAAGCGAGAGACACTCTACATGATTAAAGCGTTGGCCAAAGATCCCCAGCTGGCCTTTGTAGAGCCTAATTACATTTATCAGCCTACAGCGGCGGTGGATGATGAGTATTACAACCGGCAGTGGCACTACCCGTTAATTAGCCTTGATCGTGCTTGGGATTTGCTGCCGGGGGTCCACTCGGCGATTGTTGCGGTGATTGATAGCGGCACCTTGCCAGGCCACCCTGACCTGGTAGGGCAGCAGCTTGCCTCGGGTTATGATTTTGTGAGTGACGTACAAAACTCAGGTGATGGTGATGGCTTGGATTTGGATCCAACTGATGAGCATGGCGGTGATCCCTATTATGTTTTTCATGGCGCTCATGTTGCGGGTACGGTTGCAGCCAAAAGCAATAATGGACAAGGAGTGGCTGGTGTGGCGGGCACATGGCCAGTTAAGTTGATGGCGCTCAGAGTGCTCGGGTCACTGGGTGGTACATCATATGATATTAGCCAGGCAATCTACTATGCGGCGGGACTGCCTAATGATTCGGGTGTTCAGTTAACCGGCGGAGACGTGGCCAGTGTGATTAATATGAGCCTGGGTGGCCCGTCTCGAAGCGAAGCGGTGGCTACAGCCGTCGCGGCGGCAATTGATCAGGGGATTGTTGTTATAGCCGCCGCAGGTAATGACGGGAGTTCAATGCCGATGTATCCAGCGTCACTGGCGGGTGTCATCTCCGTGAGCGCGGTGGGCGCGGATAAGCAGTTAGCCTCCTATTCAAACTACGGCGCTTATATCGATATTGCGGCCCCAGGAGGCGATATCGATGCGGACTTCAACCGGGATGGCGTACCCGATGGCATTCTGAGTGTGGCGGGTGACGTGGTGGCGGGAAGTGTGGCTCATAATTACGCCTATCTGCAAGGCACATCAATGGCCTCTCCCCATGTGGCGGGTGTGGCGGCGTTGATGAAGACCCTTTACCCTGCCATGACGAGTAGTATTTTTGAAGCTTGGTTGCGAGCGGGGCGGCTGACCACTGACTTGGGTAGTGCAGGCCGCGATGATACTTTCGGCTACGGATTGGTTGATGCGTATAAGGCGGTGTTAGAAGCGAAAGAGGCGGTGGATGGTAGTCAACAGCCACTGCTCTACTCCAATCCGAGCAGTATTGATTTTGGCCTGGTTGATGGGTGGCGGCTATTTGATGTGAGCAACCTGGGTGGCGGCTCGCCAACCATCAGCTCGCCAGCCAGTAGTGAGCACTGGTTAACGGTTGATTGTGAGCGAGACTCGGCACAGCGATGTACCACTGACACACAAGGGTTGGGGCGCTATGTGGCGACTATCGACCGCTCGCTGCTGGCTGAGGATGCTAACTACAGTGCTACGATTACCTTTACCAGCAATATTGAGGGCGGCCTCTACACCCTCCCGGTCACTGTGCAGCGCTTAACATCGACAATGGTGGCGGATGCCGGTTACCTCTATGTGGCTCTATTTGAACAGGATAGTCGCTTAAGTCGTTACTCTGTCGCAGTGACGGCAGTTGATGGCCAGTACCACTATCAGTTTGAGGGTGTTAAACCGGGAAGCTATGAAATATTAGCGGGGAGTGATGCCGATAACGATGACTCTATTTGCGATCGAGGTGAAAGCTGTGGCGGGTACCCCTTTTATGGTGATATCGAGTTTGTGAAGGTTGACCGGTCAAGGGCGAATGTGAACTTCAGTGTGGGTATCGGGTTGCGCCTCTCTGCCACTAATAAAGGGTTGCTAGGTGAAAGTATGGAGCAAAGAGAAGTGTTAAAAAGGTGGCGGGTTGAGTGA
- a CDS encoding divalent-cation tolerance protein CutA translates to MSTEYQIVLNTCPDYASAERLASELIDQGIAACVNIVPEVRSFYRWQGQVESSQEILLLIKSHKTDYPSIQKLILEQHPYELPEIIAVPITQGLEGYLDWLNSSRSSDDT, encoded by the coding sequence ATGTCCACGGAATATCAAATTGTGCTCAACACCTGCCCCGACTATGCAAGTGCAGAACGGCTCGCCAGCGAACTGATCGACCAAGGCATTGCTGCCTGTGTTAACATAGTACCAGAAGTCCGCTCATTTTACCGTTGGCAGGGGCAAGTTGAGTCGAGCCAAGAGATTCTACTATTAATAAAGAGCCACAAAACAGACTACCCATCAATTCAGAAGCTGATCCTTGAACAACACCCCTATGAACTTCCCGAGATCATCGCAGTCCCAATCACGCAAGGCCTTGAGGGTTACCTCGACTGGCTCAATAGCAGCAGGTCTTCAGATGATACGTAG
- a CDS encoding diguanylate cyclase, whose protein sequence is MPNNEDQALQWKKKYFSALEKLEQTEQQSADTETLLRRSLSRISLALDGFDSQLDKQLDSLRSSIRSGRKPLYIGQLSEEISTRGQTVSQQQQSQPKNPQLLLSLLEKLTLPSALHKQQTILRKELSHKHASQQIETHIDALALLLRAAQNAEQTSTETQKITPPQETTTTSAPKEPEPEGGFLSRLFTSSEKQRKGDVKPQTNTQPFKQLLSEVSLPSPYAEQLNEINAKFNNSTDEADLNHLISKLADLLSKLPENRDQPDAIEVKGADLSGETAEGVLLQLLDRITLVDPYAQELEKLRETILSTEKGQLDFSQILESLASLISHAQSLSQSEKQALEGFLLNITNTLDQIDSNIRGAQGHQNQLRQSSEKLDSAVKTQVSDMQTSVLEMNDLAELKQCIQSRLSTINQHLDSFKKENKIRYEQMEHAMESMVNQVIKVESESNSLQKALEEQRNRATKDPLTGVNNRLAYEEFIQTEYSRWQRFQHSLTMIIWDIDHFKRVNDDFGHQAGDKALTIVAQLLKNRLRKVDHLARFGGEEFVSLLPETEIEPALMVANKLREAIEKTEFHFNDKRVRLTISCGLAQFREGDTPDTVFQRADAALYQAKEAGRNCCKKEGETDKPALGGCRT, encoded by the coding sequence ATGCCAAATAATGAAGACCAAGCACTTCAATGGAAGAAAAAATATTTTTCTGCCCTGGAAAAACTGGAACAGACTGAGCAACAATCGGCCGACACAGAGACCCTGCTTCGCCGCAGTTTATCGCGCATCAGCCTCGCTCTTGATGGATTCGACAGCCAACTAGACAAGCAGCTTGACTCCCTGCGCAGTAGCATTCGCAGCGGCCGAAAGCCACTCTACATCGGCCAGCTCAGTGAGGAGATCAGCACACGCGGCCAAACAGTCAGTCAGCAGCAACAATCACAACCCAAAAACCCGCAACTACTGCTCTCATTACTGGAGAAACTGACACTCCCCAGCGCACTCCATAAGCAGCAAACAATACTCCGCAAAGAGCTTAGCCACAAGCACGCCAGCCAACAGATTGAGACACACATCGACGCGTTGGCACTGCTACTACGCGCCGCACAAAATGCGGAGCAAACCAGCACCGAAACTCAAAAAATAACACCGCCACAAGAAACCACTACCACCTCTGCGCCGAAAGAGCCTGAACCCGAGGGTGGCTTTTTATCCCGCCTGTTTACTAGCAGTGAAAAACAGCGCAAGGGCGATGTAAAGCCCCAAACAAATACCCAACCATTCAAGCAACTGCTTAGCGAAGTCTCCCTACCCAGTCCCTATGCTGAGCAACTGAATGAGATCAACGCAAAATTTAACAACTCGACTGATGAGGCAGATTTAAACCACTTGATAAGTAAACTGGCTGATTTGCTCAGCAAATTACCCGAGAATCGCGATCAGCCTGACGCTATCGAGGTGAAAGGGGCAGATTTGTCAGGCGAAACCGCTGAAGGGGTGCTTTTGCAGCTTCTGGATCGCATCACCTTGGTAGACCCCTACGCACAGGAGCTTGAAAAGCTACGTGAAACAATATTATCCACAGAGAAGGGCCAACTCGACTTCAGTCAAATTCTGGAGTCGCTCGCCAGTTTGATCAGCCATGCACAATCACTGAGCCAAAGCGAGAAACAGGCACTTGAGGGGTTTTTGCTCAACATCACCAACACCCTCGACCAGATCGACAGCAATATCAGAGGGGCACAGGGGCATCAAAATCAGCTCCGGCAGAGCAGTGAGAAGCTGGACAGCGCGGTTAAAACACAAGTAAGTGATATGCAAACATCCGTGCTCGAAATGAATGATCTTGCAGAGCTTAAGCAGTGTATTCAATCGCGGCTTAGCACCATCAACCAGCATCTGGACAGCTTCAAAAAAGAGAATAAAATACGCTATGAGCAGATGGAACACGCCATGGAGTCGATGGTAAACCAGGTAATAAAGGTTGAGTCAGAATCAAATAGCCTACAAAAAGCACTCGAAGAGCAGCGTAACAGAGCGACCAAAGACCCGCTGACAGGTGTCAATAACCGCCTAGCTTATGAAGAATTTATTCAGACTGAATATAGTCGTTGGCAGCGATTCCAGCACAGCCTCACCATGATTATTTGGGATATAGATCACTTCAAGCGTGTCAACGATGATTTTGGGCATCAAGCGGGGGACAAAGCACTGACAATCGTCGCCCAACTACTCAAAAATAGACTCCGCAAAGTCGACCACCTCGCTCGCTTTGGTGGTGAAGAGTTTGTCTCTCTACTACCCGAAACTGAGATAGAGCCCGCGCTCATGGTTGCCAATAAATTACGCGAAGCCATTGAGAAAACCGAGTTTCACTTTAACGATAAGCGAGTACGGCTCACCATCTCCTGCGGCCTGGCACAATTCCGTGAAGGAGACACCCCAGACACCGTGTTCCAGCGAGCGGATGCAGCACTCTACCAAGCCAAGGAAGCTGGGCGTAACTGCTGTAAAAAAGAGGGTGAAACAGATAAACCTGCACTAGGAGGCTGTCGGACTTAG
- a CDS encoding protease complex subunit PrcB family protein, giving the protein MIKLFGVVITVMMAFTVVAGDRLPPQVEVKPLMQGAHCGSSVMGVEWLQSGKLYQQFAADGSRLLLVSMGQQSSAGYSLALLTEITALVDGQLSIQVAWNSPLQGMMMAQVVTRPCLLLVLPAKDYKRVQIIDQMGKLKMSLSRPGLE; this is encoded by the coding sequence GTGATTAAGTTGTTTGGTGTGGTGATCACTGTCATGATGGCTTTTACCGTGGTTGCCGGTGACCGGCTCCCACCGCAAGTTGAGGTAAAACCCCTGATGCAAGGAGCGCACTGCGGCAGCTCTGTGATGGGTGTTGAGTGGCTGCAGAGCGGCAAACTCTATCAGCAGTTTGCGGCAGATGGTTCACGGCTGTTATTGGTCAGTATGGGGCAACAGAGCAGTGCCGGTTATTCATTGGCGCTACTGACTGAAATCACCGCCTTAGTCGATGGCCAGCTATCGATTCAAGTGGCTTGGAATAGCCCGCTACAAGGGATGATGATGGCTCAAGTGGTTACACGGCCCTGCTTGTTGCTGGTACTGCCAGCGAAAGATTATAAAAGAGTTCAGATTATTGATCAGATGGGGAAACTTAAAATGAGCCTCTCTCGGCCGGGTTTAGAATAA
- a CDS encoding co-chaperone GroES has product MSSIRPLYDRVVIRRVEEELTSAGGIVLPGSATEKPSQGEIVAVGPGKALENGETRAMSVKVGDSVYFGKFSGSEVKVDDETLLVMREDDIIAVIEA; this is encoded by the coding sequence ATGAGCAGCATTCGTCCATTGTATGACCGCGTTGTAATTCGTCGTGTAGAAGAAGAATTGACCTCGGCAGGCGGCATCGTCTTGCCAGGTAGTGCCACTGAAAAACCTTCTCAGGGCGAAATTGTAGCTGTCGGTCCTGGTAAAGCATTAGAAAACGGCGAAACTCGCGCAATGAGCGTTAAAGTTGGTGACTCTGTCTATTTCGGTAAGTTTTCAGGCTCCGAAGTTAAGGTTGATGATGAGACCCTGCTGGTAATGCGCGAAGACGATATTATCGCAGTAATCGAGGCTTAA